A part of Variovorax sp. HW608 genomic DNA contains:
- a CDS encoding branched-chain amino acid ABC transporter ATP-binding protein/permease: protein MTRRHLTLLGIAALALCWAWLPEFTVTLFSYIGLYSMVAAGLVMLTGIGGMTSFGQAAFVAIGAYATAWICTSPAATAALGGVVPAGALPWVGLALGLVLTFLVAWALGAITLKLSGHYLPLCTIAWGLSLYFLFGNLEFLGGQTGITGLPALTIAGLSLASPRALGPLIWALLLLSLWALHNLLDSREGRAIRALKSGRVMAESMGVDTARYRVKVFVLAALLAALSGWLYAHMQRFVNPTPFNLNIGIEYLFMAVVGGAGHLWGAVLGATLITLVKEQLQDILPKLLGASGNFEVIVFGLLMLFVLQRFADGIWPTLARFSARFLKPNPIHAPKVAASLASRTLPPAGTLLLESDKVTKRFGGLVANNAVAMTLKAGEVHALIGPNGAGKSTFFNMISGVDDPTEGEVRLIGETMNGKPSRDYAARGLGRTFQHVRLLGTRSVLENVALGAHRRGRQGWIASMLRLDRAEEAALLAEARRQIERCGLGEYADVPAASLALGQQRVVEIARALAGQPAALLLDEPAAGLRHLEKQALATLLSQLRAEGLGILIVEHDMEFVMNLADRITVLEFGTVIAEGTPAEVQVNPRVLDAYLGGGDEPIQMAA, encoded by the coding sequence ATGACCCGCCGCCACCTGACCCTCCTTGGCATCGCCGCGCTGGCGCTGTGCTGGGCCTGGCTGCCCGAATTCACCGTCACGCTGTTCAGCTACATCGGCCTCTATTCGATGGTCGCGGCCGGGCTCGTGATGCTCACCGGCATCGGCGGCATGACCTCGTTCGGGCAGGCCGCGTTCGTCGCCATCGGCGCGTACGCCACGGCCTGGATCTGCACCTCGCCCGCGGCCACCGCGGCGCTGGGCGGTGTGGTGCCGGCCGGCGCGCTGCCGTGGGTCGGCCTCGCGCTGGGGCTGGTGCTGACCTTCCTCGTCGCCTGGGCGCTGGGCGCGATCACGCTCAAGCTCTCGGGCCACTACCTGCCGCTGTGCACCATCGCCTGGGGGCTGAGCCTCTATTTCCTGTTCGGCAACCTCGAATTCCTCGGCGGCCAGACCGGCATCACCGGCCTGCCGGCGCTGACGATTGCGGGCCTGTCGCTCGCCTCGCCGCGCGCGCTCGGGCCGCTGATCTGGGCGCTCTTGCTGCTGTCGCTCTGGGCGCTTCACAACCTGCTCGATTCGCGCGAAGGCCGGGCGATCCGCGCGCTGAAGTCGGGCCGCGTGATGGCCGAATCGATGGGCGTCGACACCGCGCGCTACCGCGTCAAGGTGTTCGTGCTCGCGGCGCTGCTGGCGGCGCTCTCGGGCTGGCTCTATGCGCACATGCAGCGCTTCGTCAACCCGACGCCGTTCAACCTCAACATCGGCATCGAGTACCTCTTCATGGCGGTGGTCGGCGGCGCGGGCCATCTGTGGGGCGCGGTGCTCGGCGCGACGCTCATCACGCTGGTCAAGGAACAGTTGCAGGACATCCTGCCCAAGCTGCTCGGCGCCAGCGGCAACTTCGAGGTGATCGTCTTCGGCCTCCTGATGCTTTTCGTGCTCCAGCGCTTCGCCGACGGGATCTGGCCGACGCTGGCGCGCTTCTCGGCGCGCTTCCTCAAGCCCAATCCGATCCATGCGCCGAAGGTGGCCGCATCGCTCGCGAGCCGCACGCTGCCGCCGGCCGGCACCCTGCTGCTCGAATCGGACAAGGTCACCAAGCGCTTCGGCGGCCTCGTTGCCAACAACGCGGTCGCGATGACGCTCAAGGCCGGCGAGGTGCATGCGCTGATCGGTCCGAACGGCGCGGGCAAGAGCACCTTCTTCAACATGATCTCGGGCGTGGACGACCCGACCGAAGGCGAGGTGCGGCTCATCGGCGAGACGATGAACGGCAAGCCTTCGCGCGACTACGCGGCGCGCGGCCTCGGCCGCACCTTCCAGCATGTGCGGCTGCTCGGCACCCGCAGCGTGCTGGAGAACGTCGCGCTCGGCGCGCACCGCCGCGGCCGCCAGGGGTGGATCGCATCGATGCTGCGGCTCGACCGCGCGGAGGAAGCGGCGCTGCTCGCCGAAGCACGCCGGCAGATCGAGCGCTGCGGCCTCGGCGAATACGCCGACGTGCCCGCCGCGTCGCTCGCGCTCGGCCAGCAGCGCGTGGTCGAGATCGCCCGCGCGCTCGCCGGCCAGCCGGCCGCGCTGCTGCTCGACGAGCCCGCCGCCGGCCTGCGTCACCTGGAGAAGCAGGCGCTCGCCACCTTGCTCTCGCAACTGCGTGCCGAAGGCCTGGGCATCCTGATCGTCGAACACGACATGGAATTCGTGATGAACCTCGCCGACCGCATCACGGTGCTGGAGTTCGGCACCGTCATCGCCGAAGGCACGCCCGCCGAGGTGCAGGTCAACCCCCGTGTGCTCGACGCCTACCTCGGCGGCGGCGACGAACCGATCCAGATGGCCGCATGA
- a CDS encoding branched-chain amino acid ABC transporter permease encodes MDFDIALLLGQDGIVNGAVYGLMALALVLVFSVTRVIFIPQGELVAFGALSMAALNAGRTPATLWLLLALAVATLAVEGWRWKRGATVDWKATAVWTLAFPLVACVLVLGVRSTSLAMQAATALVLITPLGPLLYRLAYRPLADATVLILLIVSVALHGVLVGLGLLFFGAEGSRTPPFSEARIDIGGLAITGQSLVVVGVAAVLVVLMFLFFERSIVGKALRATAMNRVGARLMGIPTDLSGDLSFALAALIGAVSGLLIAPLTTVYYDTGFLIGLKGFVAAIVGGLASYPIAVLGALLVGQLEAFSSFWASAFKEVLVFTLIIPVLWWRSLRSRHVEDEE; translated from the coding sequence ATGGATTTCGACATCGCCCTGTTGCTGGGGCAGGACGGCATCGTCAACGGCGCGGTCTACGGACTGATGGCGCTGGCGCTGGTGCTGGTGTTTTCCGTCACGCGGGTGATCTTCATCCCGCAGGGCGAACTGGTGGCCTTCGGCGCCTTGTCGATGGCCGCACTCAACGCCGGCCGCACGCCGGCCACGCTGTGGCTGTTGCTGGCCTTGGCGGTGGCCACGCTGGCGGTCGAAGGCTGGCGCTGGAAGCGCGGCGCGACGGTGGACTGGAAGGCCACGGCCGTCTGGACCCTCGCGTTCCCGCTCGTGGCCTGCGTGCTGGTGCTCGGCGTGCGCTCCACGTCGCTCGCGATGCAGGCGGCGACCGCGCTGGTGCTCATCACGCCGCTCGGGCCCTTGCTGTATCGGCTGGCCTACCGGCCGCTGGCGGATGCGACGGTGCTGATCCTGCTGATCGTCTCGGTGGCGCTGCACGGCGTGCTGGTCGGCCTCGGCCTGCTGTTCTTCGGCGCCGAAGGCTCGCGCACGCCGCCGTTCTCCGAAGCACGTATCGACATCGGCGGGCTCGCGATCACCGGCCAGTCGCTGGTGGTGGTCGGCGTGGCGGCGGTGCTGGTGGTCCTCATGTTCCTCTTCTTCGAACGCTCCATCGTCGGCAAGGCGCTGCGCGCGACCGCGATGAACCGTGTCGGCGCACGCCTCATGGGCATCCCGACCGACCTGTCGGGCGACCTGAGCTTCGCGCTCGCGGCGCTGATCGGTGCCGTCTCCGGCCTGCTCATCGCGCCGCTCACCACGGTGTATTACGACACTGGCTTTCTCATCGGGCTCAAGGGCTTCGTCGCGGCGATCGTCGGCGGGCTCGCGAGCTATCCCATCGCGGTGCTCGGCGCGCTGCTGGTGGGGCAGCTCGAAGCCTTCTCTTCGTTCTGGGCCAGCGCGTTCAAGGAAGTGCTCGTGTTCACCTTGATCATCCCGGTTCTTTGGTGGCGCTCCTTGCGCAGCCGCCATGTGGAGGACGAGGAATGA
- a CDS encoding ABC transporter substrate-binding protein: MKHLKPLALIAALLASALAHADINVGVTVSATGPAASLGIPEKNTIALMPKTIAGQKINYILLDDASDTTAAVNNTRKLISENKVDVILGSTTTPNSLAMIDVAAESQTPMISMAASARIVEPVDAKKRWVFKTPQNDIMMSLAIAEHMASNGVKTVGFIGFSDAYGEGWYQEFAKAADLKKLKIVSNERYARTDTSVTGQTLKLMSAKPDAILVAGSGTPAALPQKSLKERGYTGKLYQTHGVANADFLRVGGKDVEGTFLPAGPVLVADQLPASNPVKKSALAYVAAYEAANGKGSVSTFGAHAWDTGLLMAAAVPVALKKGQPGTPEFRSALRDALEQVKELPGAHGVFNMTPNDHLGLDQRARVMVKIENGAWKYLPPSP, encoded by the coding sequence ATGAAACACCTCAAGCCCCTCGCGCTGATCGCGGCCCTGCTGGCCTCGGCGCTCGCGCACGCCGACATCAACGTCGGCGTCACCGTCTCGGCCACCGGCCCGGCTGCCTCGCTCGGCATTCCCGAGAAGAACACCATCGCGCTGATGCCCAAGACCATCGCGGGGCAGAAGATCAACTACATCCTGCTCGATGACGCCAGCGACACCACCGCGGCCGTCAACAACACGCGCAAGCTGATCTCCGAGAACAAGGTGGACGTGATCCTCGGCTCCACCACGACGCCGAACTCGCTCGCGATGATCGACGTCGCCGCCGAGAGCCAGACGCCGATGATCTCGATGGCCGCGTCGGCCCGCATCGTCGAGCCGGTGGATGCCAAGAAGCGCTGGGTCTTCAAGACGCCGCAGAACGACATCATGATGTCGCTCGCGATTGCCGAGCACATGGCCTCCAACGGCGTGAAGACGGTCGGCTTCATCGGCTTCTCCGACGCCTACGGCGAAGGCTGGTACCAGGAATTCGCCAAGGCGGCGGACCTCAAGAAGCTGAAGATCGTCAGCAACGAGCGCTATGCGCGCACCGACACCTCGGTCACCGGCCAGACGCTCAAGCTGATGTCCGCCAAGCCCGACGCGATCCTCGTCGCCGGGTCCGGCACGCCGGCCGCGCTGCCGCAGAAGAGCCTCAAGGAGCGCGGCTACACCGGCAAGCTCTACCAGACGCACGGCGTTGCCAACGCCGACTTCCTGCGCGTGGGCGGCAAGGACGTCGAAGGCACCTTCCTGCCGGCCGGCCCGGTGCTGGTCGCCGACCAGCTGCCCGCCAGCAACCCGGTGAAGAAGTCCGCGCTGGCCTATGTGGCGGCCTATGAAGCGGCGAACGGCAAGGGCTCGGTCTCGACCTTCGGCGCGCATGCCTGGGACACCGGCCTCCTGATGGCCGCGGCCGTTCCGGTCGCGCTCAAGAAGGGGCAGCCTGGCACGCCCGAGTTCCGCTCCGCGCTGCGCGATGCGCTCGAGCAGGTCAAGGAACTGCCCGGTGCGCACGGCGTGTTCAACATGACGCCCAACGATCACCTGGGCCTCGACCAGCGCGCCCGCGTGATGGTCAAGATCGAGAACGGCGCCTGGAAATACCTCCCGCCGAGCCCCTGA
- a CDS encoding TetR/AcrR family transcriptional regulator, translating into MARGRSPGYDDQREMILEHAAQLFANRGYSATSMNQVAEACGFSKALLYHYYRDKYSLLISIAENHVSRLEGLVTDVEAQKLAPEARLRELIRRFVQEYAGARHAHRVLTEDVKFMEPDDRERVLDTQRKVVSGFARAVTELRPDLQGAALAKPLTMLLFGMINWMFIWMRPDGELDYDAMAPVVADLFLGGLPGVKIPQRIVHVDA; encoded by the coding sequence ATGGCCCGTGGACGCTCACCCGGTTACGACGATCAGCGCGAGATGATCCTGGAGCATGCCGCGCAGCTCTTCGCCAACCGCGGCTATTCCGCCACCTCGATGAACCAGGTGGCGGAAGCGTGCGGCTTTTCCAAGGCCTTGCTCTATCACTACTACCGCGACAAGTACAGCCTGCTCATCAGCATCGCCGAGAACCATGTCTCGCGGCTCGAAGGACTCGTGACCGATGTCGAGGCGCAGAAGCTCGCGCCGGAAGCGCGCCTGCGCGAGCTCATCCGCCGCTTCGTGCAGGAATATGCCGGTGCGCGGCATGCGCATCGGGTGCTGACCGAGGACGTGAAGTTCATGGAGCCGGACGACCGCGAGCGCGTGCTCGATACGCAGCGCAAGGTGGTGTCGGGCTTCGCGCGCGCGGTGACCGAACTGCGGCCCGACCTGCAGGGCGCCGCGCTCGCCAAGCCGCTGACCATGCTGCTGTTCGGCATGATCAACTGGATGTTCATCTGGATGCGGCCCGATGGCGAGCTCGACTACGACGCCATGGCCCCGGTGGTGGCCGATCTCTTTCTCGGGGGTCTTCCCGGCGTGAAGATTCCCCAGCGCATCGTGCACGTGGACGCATAG
- the paaE gene encoding 1,2-phenylacetyl-CoA epoxidase subunit PaaE translates to MSVMFHPLRVRQIAPDTDEAVIVSFDVPPDLREVFGFTQGQYLTLRKDIDGQDLRRSYSICAGIDDGELRVGVRKVKGGTFSKWINEKLQPGDTINVMAPQGRFFVPIEPDGKRHHVGIVGGSGITPILSIMKTVLAREPNSRFTLIYGNRKLQSTMFKEELEDLKNRYMTRLVLHHVFSGEPTDAPLNMGRMSREKLGEFLASVVPAGSIDHAYICGPFQMNDEAEAALLAAGVPEERIHIERFGVATPEGAPVGAVIHEAKPGDAEVAKIVIIRDGLQREIEFRKDQPSILDCASASGLEVPFSCTSGVCGTCRAKLVEGEVRMERNFALDKNEVAAGFVLTCQAHPLTEKVVLSFDER, encoded by the coding sequence ATGAGCGTCATGTTCCATCCCCTGCGCGTGCGCCAGATCGCACCCGACACCGACGAAGCAGTGATCGTCTCCTTCGACGTGCCCCCCGACCTGCGTGAAGTCTTCGGCTTCACGCAGGGCCAGTACCTCACCCTGCGCAAGGACATCGACGGGCAGGACCTGCGCCGCTCGTACTCGATCTGCGCCGGTATCGACGACGGCGAGCTGCGCGTCGGCGTGCGCAAGGTCAAGGGCGGCACCTTCTCGAAATGGATCAACGAGAAGCTGCAGCCCGGCGACACCATCAACGTGATGGCGCCGCAAGGCCGCTTCTTCGTGCCGATCGAGCCGGATGGGAAGCGCCACCACGTCGGCATCGTCGGCGGCAGCGGCATCACGCCGATCCTGTCGATCATGAAGACGGTGCTCGCACGCGAGCCGAACTCGCGCTTCACGCTGATCTACGGCAACCGCAAGCTGCAGTCCACGATGTTCAAGGAAGAACTCGAGGACCTGAAGAACCGCTACATGACGCGCCTGGTGCTGCACCATGTGTTCTCGGGTGAGCCGACCGATGCGCCGCTCAATATGGGCCGCATGAGCCGCGAGAAGCTCGGCGAGTTCCTCGCCAGCGTGGTGCCGGCCGGCAGCATCGACCACGCCTACATCTGCGGCCCGTTCCAGATGAACGACGAGGCCGAGGCCGCATTGCTCGCGGCCGGCGTGCCGGAAGAGCGCATCCACATCGAACGCTTCGGCGTCGCGACGCCCGAAGGCGCACCGGTGGGCGCGGTGATCCACGAGGCCAAGCCCGGCGATGCCGAGGTCGCGAAGATCGTCATCATCCGCGACGGCCTGCAGCGCGAGATCGAGTTCCGCAAGGACCAGCCGAGCATCCTCGACTGCGCATCGGCCTCGGGCCTCGAAGTGCCGTTCTCGTGCACCTCGGGCGTGTGCGGCACCTGCCGCGCGAAGCTCGTCGAAGGCGAGGTGCGAATGGAGCGAAACTTCGCACTCGACAAGAACGAGGTCGCGGCCGGCTTCGTCCTGACCTGCCAGGCCCATCCATTGACAGAGAAGGTGGTCCTCTCATTCGACGAACGATAG
- the paaD gene encoding 1,2-phenylacetyl-CoA epoxidase subunit PaaD — translation MAKRSEQAWDVLGAVLDPEVPALSVRDLGIVRDVVEHDDGLEVVLTPTYSGCPATEVIEHDVLAAIEKAGLGPAYVTLQRAPAWTTDWISAEGRRKLFEYGIAPPGPAPDGAVPIRIFGRKADAVTCPRCGSKNTERLSAFGSTACKSMYRCISCREPFEHFKPI, via the coding sequence ATGGCAAAGCGCAGCGAACAGGCCTGGGACGTGCTCGGGGCGGTGCTCGACCCCGAGGTGCCGGCGCTATCGGTGCGCGACCTCGGGATCGTGCGCGACGTGGTCGAGCACGACGACGGGCTCGAAGTGGTGCTCACGCCGACCTATTCCGGCTGCCCGGCGACCGAAGTCATCGAGCATGACGTGCTCGCCGCGATCGAGAAGGCCGGCCTCGGGCCGGCCTACGTGACCCTGCAGCGCGCACCGGCCTGGACCACCGACTGGATCAGCGCCGAAGGCCGCCGCAAGCTCTTCGAATACGGCATCGCGCCGCCCGGTCCCGCGCCCGACGGCGCAGTGCCGATCCGCATCTTCGGCCGCAAGGCCGATGCAGTGACCTGCCCGCGTTGTGGCAGCAAGAACACGGAGCGTCTCTCCGCGTTCGGCTCCACGGCCTGCAAGTCCATGTATCGCTGCATCTCTTGCCGCGAGCCTTTCGAACATTTCAAGCCGATCTGA
- the paaC gene encoding 1,2-phenylacetyl-CoA epoxidase subunit PaaC, which translates to MQGSIDIQLTPAVQYLLRIGDTCLIHAQRLSEWSGHAPILEEDIAMSNMALDLIGQSRAVLTLAGQLEGRGHDEDQLAFLRQEKDFRNLTMVELPRGDFAFTVMRNAMMATLMKLLWERLHDSSNADLAAIAGKAVKEARYHQQHAADWVVRLGDSTDEARQRIERALRELWLYVPELFESDAIDEAASADGIGPRWSDLQAKWLEEMNAILDEATLKRPDDAAFRSTGKRGVHSEHMGYILAEMQYLQRAYPGGVW; encoded by the coding sequence ATGCAAGGTTCCATCGACATTCAACTCACACCTGCCGTGCAGTATTTGCTGCGCATCGGCGACACCTGCCTGATCCATGCGCAGCGCCTCTCCGAATGGTCCGGCCACGCGCCGATCCTGGAGGAAGACATCGCCATGTCGAACATGGCGCTCGACCTCATCGGCCAGTCCCGCGCAGTGCTCACGCTCGCGGGCCAGCTCGAAGGCCGCGGGCATGACGAGGACCAGCTCGCCTTCCTGCGCCAGGAGAAGGACTTCCGCAACCTCACGATGGTCGAGCTGCCGCGCGGCGACTTCGCCTTCACGGTGATGCGCAACGCGATGATGGCCACGCTCATGAAGCTGCTGTGGGAGCGCCTGCACGACTCCAGCAACGCCGACCTCGCCGCGATCGCCGGCAAGGCGGTCAAGGAAGCGCGCTACCACCAGCAGCATGCGGCCGACTGGGTCGTGCGCCTCGGCGACAGCACCGACGAAGCGCGCCAGCGCATCGAGCGCGCCCTGCGCGAGCTGTGGCTCTACGTACCCGAGCTCTTCGAGTCCGATGCGATCGACGAAGCCGCGAGCGCCGACGGCATCGGCCCGCGCTGGTCCGACCTGCAGGCCAAGTGGCTCGAAGAGATGAACGCCATCCTCGACGAAGCCACGCTGAAGCGCCCGGACGATGCAGCCTTCCGCAGCACCGGCAAGCGCGGCGTGCACAGCGAGCACATGGGCTATATCCTCGCCGAGATGCAGTACCTGCAACGCGCCTACCCCGGGGGCGTGTGGTGA
- the paaB gene encoding 1,2-phenylacetyl-CoA epoxidase subunit PaaB yields MSNPNPSNTATEWPLWEVFVRSRSGLDHKHCGSLHAADPKMAIQMARDVYTRRQEGTSVWVVRSDQIVASDPADKDMYFDPMEDKVYRHPTFYKLPGSVDHM; encoded by the coding sequence ATGAGCAACCCGAACCCGTCGAACACCGCCACCGAATGGCCGCTGTGGGAAGTCTTCGTCCGCAGCCGCTCCGGCCTCGACCACAAGCATTGCGGCAGCCTGCACGCCGCCGACCCGAAGATGGCGATCCAGATGGCCCGCGACGTCTACACGCGCCGCCAGGAAGGCACCAGCGTGTGGGTGGTGCGCTCCGACCAGATCGTCGCCAGCGACCCGGCCGACAAGGACATGTACTTCGATCCGATGGAAGACAAGGTCTATCGCCACCCGACCTTCTACAAGCTGCCGGGTTCGGTGGACCACATGTAA
- the paaA gene encoding 1,2-phenylacetyl-CoA epoxidase subunit PaaA, translating into MYTQAMDTMGKDPADGKKAVRSAEEMQLEERFDARIDAGDFIEAKDWMPEHYRKTLLRQISQHAHSEIVGMLPEGNWVTRAPTLKRKAILLAKIQDEAGHGLYLYSAAETLGTSRDQMLEALHTGRAKYSSIFNYPTLNWADMGTIGWLVDGAAIMNQVPICRCSYAPYARAMIRICREESFHQRQGFEALLTMMQQGTEAQKAMVQDAVDRWWWPSIMMFGPPDDQSPNSAQSMRWGIKRISNDELRAKFIDATVEQAKVLGVTLPDPDLKWNEERQHYDHGPIDWSEFWRVIGGDGPCNRERLGARVKAWDDGAWVREAALAHAAKRAVPEPLAA; encoded by the coding sequence ATGTACACGCAAGCCATGGACACGATGGGCAAGGACCCCGCGGACGGCAAGAAGGCCGTGCGCTCGGCCGAGGAAATGCAGCTCGAGGAGCGCTTCGACGCGCGCATCGACGCCGGCGATTTCATCGAGGCCAAGGACTGGATGCCCGAGCATTACCGCAAGACGCTGCTGCGCCAGATCAGCCAGCACGCGCATTCCGAGATCGTCGGCATGCTGCCCGAAGGCAACTGGGTCACGCGCGCGCCGACGCTCAAGCGCAAGGCGATCCTGCTGGCCAAGATCCAGGACGAAGCGGGCCACGGGCTCTATCTCTACTCGGCGGCCGAAACGCTCGGCACTTCGCGCGACCAGATGCTGGAGGCACTGCACACCGGCCGCGCCAAGTACAGCTCGATCTTCAACTACCCGACGCTGAACTGGGCCGACATGGGCACCATCGGCTGGCTGGTCGACGGCGCCGCGATCATGAACCAGGTGCCGATCTGCCGCTGCTCCTACGCGCCGTATGCGCGCGCCATGATCCGCATCTGCCGCGAGGAAAGCTTCCACCAGCGCCAGGGCTTCGAGGCGCTGCTCACGATGATGCAGCAAGGCACCGAGGCGCAGAAGGCGATGGTGCAGGACGCGGTCGACCGCTGGTGGTGGCCGTCGATCATGATGTTCGGCCCGCCGGACGACCAGTCGCCCAACTCGGCGCAATCGATGCGCTGGGGCATCAAGCGCATCTCCAACGACGAGCTGCGCGCCAAGTTCATCGACGCCACGGTCGAACAGGCCAAGGTGCTCGGCGTCACGCTGCCCGACCCGGACCTCAAGTGGAACGAGGAACGCCAGCACTACGACCACGGCCCGATCGACTGGAGCGAGTTCTGGCGCGTCATCGGCGGCGACGGCCCGTGCAACCGCGAACGCCTCGGCGCGCGCGTCAAGGCATGGGACGACGGCGCCTGGGTGCGCGAAGCGGCGCTCGCCCATGCCGCCAAGCGCGCCGTGCCCGAACCCCTCGCCGCCTGA
- the paaK gene encoding phenylacetate--CoA ligase PaaK codes for MPVKQPRPGELEAIETASRDQIQSLQIQRLRWTLQHAYDNVPHYRKAFDDKGVHPSDLKQLGDLSKYPFTTKKDLRDNYPFGLFAVPREKVSRIHASSGTTGKPTVVGYTRSDIDTWATLVARSIRAAGGRAGDMVHVAYGYGLFTGGLGAHYGAEKLGCTVVPMSGGQTEKQVQLIRDFKPDIIMVTPSYMQVIVEEFVRQGLDPRESSLKVGIFGAEPWTEAMRHEIEGKAGIDAVDIYGLSEVMGPGVASECIETKDGPVIWEDHFYPEIIDPETGEVLPEGSEGELVFTSLTKEALPIIRYRTRDLTRLLTPTARSFRRMGKIVGRSDDMLIIRGVNVFPTQIEEIVLQHAKLSGQYQINVSRSGLLDEVEVRCELQPAAASAVDAAELREIAGWLQHRIKTLVGISTRVQVLAPDSIERTLTGKAKRVNDQRPK; via the coding sequence ATGCCCGTGAAGCAACCCCGCCCCGGCGAGCTCGAAGCGATCGAGACCGCGAGCCGCGACCAGATCCAGTCGCTGCAAATCCAGCGCCTGCGCTGGACCCTCCAGCACGCCTACGACAACGTGCCGCACTACCGCAAGGCCTTCGACGACAAGGGCGTGCATCCGAGCGACCTGAAGCAGCTCGGCGACCTCTCGAAGTACCCGTTCACGACCAAGAAGGACCTGCGCGACAACTATCCCTTCGGCCTCTTCGCGGTGCCGCGCGAGAAGGTGTCGCGCATCCATGCGTCGTCGGGCACCACGGGCAAGCCCACGGTGGTGGGCTACACCCGCAGCGACATCGACACCTGGGCCACGCTGGTCGCGCGCTCGATCCGCGCCGCCGGCGGCCGCGCCGGCGACATGGTGCATGTGGCCTACGGCTACGGCCTCTTCACCGGCGGCCTCGGCGCGCACTACGGCGCCGAGAAGCTCGGTTGCACGGTGGTGCCGATGTCCGGCGGCCAGACCGAGAAGCAGGTGCAGCTGATCCGCGACTTCAAGCCCGACATCATCATGGTCACGCCGAGCTACATGCAGGTGATCGTGGAAGAGTTCGTGCGCCAGGGCCTTGACCCGCGCGAAAGCTCGCTCAAGGTCGGCATCTTCGGCGCCGAGCCGTGGACCGAGGCCATGCGCCACGAGATCGAAGGCAAGGCCGGCATCGACGCGGTCGACATCTATGGCCTCTCCGAAGTGATGGGCCCGGGCGTGGCGAGCGAATGCATCGAGACCAAGGACGGCCCGGTGATCTGGGAGGACCACTTCTATCCCGAGATCATCGACCCCGAGACCGGCGAAGTGCTGCCCGAGGGCTCGGAAGGCGAACTGGTCTTCACCTCGCTCACCAAGGAAGCGCTGCCGATCATCCGCTACCGCACGCGCGATCTCACGCGCCTGCTCACGCCCACCGCGCGCTCGTTCCGCCGCATGGGCAAGATCGTCGGCCGATCGGACGACATGCTGATCATCCGCGGCGTCAACGTCTTCCCGACGCAGATCGAGGAAATCGTGCTGCAGCACGCCAAGCTTTCCGGCCAGTACCAGATCAACGTCAGCCGCTCCGGCCTGCTCGACGAAGTGGAAGTGCGCTGCGAGCTGCAGCCGGCCGCTGCGTCGGCCGTCGATGCCGCCGAGCTGCGCGAGATCGCGGGCTGGCTGCAGCACCGCATCAAGACGCTGGTCGGCATCAGCACGCGCGTGCAGGTGCTCGCGCCGGACTCGATCGAACGCACGCTCACGGGCAAGGCCAAGCGCGTGAATGACCAGCGTCCGAAGTGA
- the paaI gene encoding hydroxyphenylacetyl-CoA thioesterase PaaI, whose product MTTEHTPQQTADLVRERMFANDRAARSLGMEVTETTPGKATVTMTVRQNMLNGHDICHGGLITTLADTAFAYACNSYNELTVASGFSMDLMAPGREGDVLTACAFEVSKAGRTGVYDCDITNQRNERIAVFRGRSYTLKGKPAVAA is encoded by the coding sequence ATGACCACTGAACACACTCCGCAGCAGACCGCCGACCTGGTCCGCGAACGCATGTTCGCCAACGACCGCGCCGCCCGCAGCCTCGGCATGGAAGTCACCGAAACCACGCCCGGCAAGGCGACCGTCACCATGACCGTGCGCCAGAACATGCTCAACGGCCACGACATCTGCCACGGCGGCCTGATCACCACGCTCGCCGACACCGCCTTCGCCTACGCCTGCAATTCGTACAACGAACTCACCGTGGCCTCCGGCTTCTCGATGGACCTGATGGCGCCGGGCCGCGAAGGCGACGTGCTCACCGCATGCGCGTTCGAAGTCTCGAAGGCCGGCCGCACCGGCGTCTACGACTGCGACATCACCAACCAGCGCAACGAGCGCATCGCGGTCTTCCGCGGCCGTTCCTACACCCTCAAAGGCAAGCCGGCCGTCGCCGCGTGA